A stretch of the Nematostella vectensis chromosome 1, jaNemVect1.1, whole genome shotgun sequence genome encodes the following:
- the LOC5501259 gene encoding complex I assembly factor TIMMDC1, mitochondrial isoform X2 — MDQPEKSGWDRVKALVQLDDNNQLAEEVQDIPTIICVGSIFGFLLGGQYGVRIRADSFLRQNKLTVYKSAMHAQRSFQSAKTLGFVRYGCRWGWRVGWFSGLYSFMLAATTSYRNKEDALNYVAAGASTGAIHELFGISASTGAIHELFGILASTGAIFKLFGGWRSMVVASGLCATISLPIGLLSQYGNTYLIPEEYRQKLQEKKEKEREEWLVLAEGYSKNQRKKEVSVWANFEKREGSCKMYFVNIVPKYKNKSCNYYIVLSAVYIWMVT, encoded by the exons ATGGATCAGCCAGAGAAAAGTGGCTGGGATCGGGTCAAGGCTTTGGTTCAACTCGA TGACAATAATCAGCTTGCAGAAGAAGTGCAAGACATCCCCACCATCATATGTGTGGGCTCCATCTTTGGGTTTCTCCTTGGTGGCCAGTACGGTGTGAGAATTCGAGCTGATTCATTCCTTAGACAAAACAAGCTCACAGTATATAAGTCTGCCATGCATGCTCAGCGATCATTTCAATCAGCCAAGACACTTGGGTTTGTGCGCTATGGATGCCGGTGGGGCTGGAGAGTGGGTTGGTTTTCTGGTTTGTACAG TTTTATGCTGGCTGCTACAACATCCTACCGCAATAAAGAGGATGCGCTGAATTATGTGGCAGCAGGAG CATCCACAGGCGCTATTCATGAATTGTTTGGCATTTCAGCATCCACAGGCGCTATTCATGAATTGTTTGGCATTTTAGCATCCACAGGCGCTATTTTTAAACTGTTTGGTGGATGGAGAAGCATGGTAGTAGCTTCTGGTTTATGTGCTACAATAAG TTTGCCGATAGGTTTATTATCACAGTATGGAAACACTTATCTGATACCTGAAGAGTATAGACAAAAGTTACaggaaaagaaagagaaagagagagaggaaTG GTTGGTATTGGCTGAGGGATATTCCAAAAATCAGAGAAAAAAGGAAGTGAGCGTGTGGGCCAACTTTGAAAAAAGAGAAGGAAGTTGCAAAAtgtattttgtaaatattgtgCCAAAATACAAGAATAAAAGCTGCAACTATTATATTGTGCTGAGTGCTGTCTATATATGGATGGTCACTTGA
- the LOC5501260 gene encoding glucose-6-phosphate 1-dehydrogenase isoform X3 — translation MWQQEDVNMPDAYERLILDVMTGSQGNFVRSDELAEAWRIFTSLLHQIEREKIKPKLYEFGSRGPAEADELVKTHGFIYSDSYKWERTRTVSSSM, via the exons ATGTGGCAGCAGGAG GATGTGAATATGCCAGATGCATATGAGCGCCTTATTCTTGACGTCATGACTGGCAGTCAGGGAAACTTTGTGCGAAG TGATGAGCTAGCTGAAGCTTGGCGAATATTTACTTCACTTCTTCATCAGATTGAGAGAgagaaaataaaaccaaaGCTCTATGAGTTTGGAAG TCGCGGACCTGCAGAGGCGGATGAACTAGTCAAAACGCATGGGTTCATCTACAGTGATAGCTACAAGTGGGAGAGAACTAGGACTGTGTCCTCCTCTATGTGA
- the LOC5501259 gene encoding complex I assembly factor TIMMDC1, mitochondrial isoform X5: MDQPEKSGWDRVKALVQLDDNNQLAEEVQDIPTIICVGSIFGFLLGGQYGVRIRADSFLRQNKLTVYKSAMHAQRSFQSAKTLGFVRYGCRWGWRVGWFSGLYSFMLAATTSYRNKEDALNYVAAGASTGAIFKLFGGWRSMVVASGLCATISLPIGLLSQYGNTYLIPEEYRQKLQEKKEKEREEWRQKLQKTDVLIKGMEDDVNKETNKS, translated from the exons ATGGATCAGCCAGAGAAAAGTGGCTGGGATCGGGTCAAGGCTTTGGTTCAACTCGA TGACAATAATCAGCTTGCAGAAGAAGTGCAAGACATCCCCACCATCATATGTGTGGGCTCCATCTTTGGGTTTCTCCTTGGTGGCCAGTACGGTGTGAGAATTCGAGCTGATTCATTCCTTAGACAAAACAAGCTCACAGTATATAAGTCTGCCATGCATGCTCAGCGATCATTTCAATCAGCCAAGACACTTGGGTTTGTGCGCTATGGATGCCGGTGGGGCTGGAGAGTGGGTTGGTTTTCTGGTTTGTACAG TTTTATGCTGGCTGCTACAACATCCTACCGCAATAAAGAGGATGCGCTGAATTATGTGGCAGCAGGAG CATCCACAGGCGCTATTTTTAAACTGTTTGGTGGATGGAGAAGCATGGTAGTAGCTTCTGGTTTATGTGCTACAATAAG TTTGCCGATAGGTTTATTATCACAGTATGGAAACACTTATCTGATACCTGAAGAGTATAGACAAAAGTTACaggaaaagaaagagaaagagagagaggaaTG GAGACAGAAACTACAAAAAACAGATGTTTTAATCAAAGGCATGGAGGATGATGTAAACAAAGAGACAAACAAGAGTTGA
- the LOC5501260 gene encoding uncharacterized protein LOC5501260 isoform X1, translating to MGAEESIPLPAPPPGFEYMVVYLTHYDRIRVNFGTQQEVEIIRQAIQDHWFRGLQSEKLKCGYSVTFKLNGMPFAVGGTSEGAAGVRQMVGQILLRLNAAGWDLILTSDLGRIFDLSTFYFVRRQVEPIQYPLLCIAFSSYDKLQVINGSPDMINVIRGVIQSTWRRGIQADGSKGIYHEFKLSGNPWIGTGDESVNARLLTNNILIALAQRQMVLHCNANLKSTADTLFFKYDPNVIPAQTANHFVISLNRNDRLRLINAPQPIIETVKQILSQYWSTRGGIQKERQYHASWEFKLSGTPWWACGDEAVMSRFVMCKILEGLQSQGWHVRAALDMCRRQNDKSVLAFYQSLPKIAPVVCLSFNDECKIRLINAPQEFVGLCRDIIQARWIKGIRDEKALNTPCMAYQFKLFGNPWSGYSIVDGLHIRSMLCFILQMLASRGWKLLISADISAKYVHRDKAPDYPLDVHSWWFTYATEPQQQHIAGGYGFTSSQYGFASPSASGMEFARPPSYEPATESNK from the coding sequence ATGGGTGCTGAAGAGTCGATACCACTACCGGCACCACCTCCTGGGTTTGAGTACATGGTTGTTTATCTCACTCACTATGATAGAATAAGAGTCAACTTTGGCACTCAACAAGAGGTGGAAATCATCCGTCAAGCGATCCAGGATCATTGGTTCCGGGGTCTACAATCAGAGAAACTCAAATGTGGGTACTCAGTGACCTTTAAGCTTAATGGCATGCCTTTTGCTGTTGGAGGTACAAGTGAGGGGGCGGCAGGCGTAAGGCAGATGGTGGGCCAGATACTTCTCCGTCTCAATGCAGCAGGCTGGGACTTGATTCTCACTAGTGACCTGGGACGAATCTTTGatctatcaacattttattttgtcaGGAGACAAGTTGAACCAATACAGTACCCACTATTGTGTATTGCATTTAGCTCCTATGATAAATTACAAGTCATCAATGGCTCACCTGACATGATAAATGTCATCAGAGGGGTTATCCAGTCAACATGGAGACGTGGTATCCAAGCTGATGGGTCTAAGGGCATATATCATGAATTCAAGCTAAGTGGGAACCCCTGGATAGGGACTGGAGATGAATCAGTGAACGCCCGACTTTTGACTAATAATATCCTTATAGCCCTAGCTCAGCGCCAGATGGTATTGCACTGCAATGCTAATCTTAAAAGTACAGCAGACACTCTCTTCTTCAAGTATGACCCCAATGTAATACCAGCACAAACTGCGAACCATTTTGTGATTAGTCTAAACAGGAATGATCGACTTAGGTTGATCAATGCCCCCCAGCCTATCATTGAGACAGTAAAGCAGATCTTATCACAGTACTGGAGCACAAGAGGGGGGATTCAGAAAGAACGCCAGTACCATGCATCCTGGGAGTTCAAGCTCTCAGGAACTCCTTGGTGGGCATGTGGTGACGAAGCAGTCATGAGCCGCTTTGTTATGTGTAAAATTCTTGAAGGGCTTCAATCACAAGGATGGCATGTCAGGGCAGCACTAGATATGTGTCGTCGTCAAAATGATAAGAGTGTCTTGGCTTTCTACCAGTCTCTTCCCAAGATTGCGCCGGTAGTGTGCTTGAGCTTCAATGACGAGTGCAAGATACGATTGATCAATGCACCACAAGAATTTGTTGGACTCTGTAGAGACATTATCCAGGCAAGATGGATAAAGGGTATTCGTGATGAAAAAGCTCTCAACACTCCATGTATGGCATACCAGTTCAAGTTGTTTGGCAATCCTTGGAGTGGCTATAGTATTGTTGATGGACTTCACATACGCAGCATGCTTTGTTTCATTCTCCAAATGCTTGCTTCTAGAGGATGGAAGCTTCTTATTTCTGCAGACATATCTGCCAAGTATGTCCACCGTGACAAAGCTCCCGATTACCCTTTAGATGTGCACAGCTGGTGGTTCACATATGCAACTGAACCACAACAGCAACACATAGCTGGAGGGTATGGGTTCACCTCCTCTCAGTATGGTTTTGCATCACCATCAGCTTCAGGCATGGAGTTTGCTCGTCCCCCAAGTTACGAGCCAGCAACAGAAAGCAATAAATAG
- the LOC5501260 gene encoding uncharacterized protein LOC5501260 isoform X2 has translation MINVIRGVIQSTWRRGIQADGSKGIYHEFKLSGNPWIGTGDESVNARLLTNNILIALAQRQMVLHCNANLKSTADTLFFKYDPNVIPAQTANHFVISLNRNDRLRLINAPQPIIETVKQILSQYWSTRGGIQKERQYHASWEFKLSGTPWWACGDEAVMSRFVMCKILEGLQSQGWHVRAALDMCRRQNDKSVLAFYQSLPKIAPVVCLSFNDECKIRLINAPQEFVGLCRDIIQARWIKGIRDEKALNTPCMAYQFKLFGNPWSGYSIVDGLHIRSMLCFILQMLASRGWKLLISADISAKYVHRDKAPDYPLDVHSWWFTYATEPQQQHIAGGYGFTSSQYGFASPSASGMEFARPPSYEPATESNK, from the coding sequence ATGATAAATGTCATCAGAGGGGTTATCCAGTCAACATGGAGACGTGGTATCCAAGCTGATGGGTCTAAGGGCATATATCATGAATTCAAGCTAAGTGGGAACCCCTGGATAGGGACTGGAGATGAATCAGTGAACGCCCGACTTTTGACTAATAATATCCTTATAGCCCTAGCTCAGCGCCAGATGGTATTGCACTGCAATGCTAATCTTAAAAGTACAGCAGACACTCTCTTCTTCAAGTATGACCCCAATGTAATACCAGCACAAACTGCGAACCATTTTGTGATTAGTCTAAACAGGAATGATCGACTTAGGTTGATCAATGCCCCCCAGCCTATCATTGAGACAGTAAAGCAGATCTTATCACAGTACTGGAGCACAAGAGGGGGGATTCAGAAAGAACGCCAGTACCATGCATCCTGGGAGTTCAAGCTCTCAGGAACTCCTTGGTGGGCATGTGGTGACGAAGCAGTCATGAGCCGCTTTGTTATGTGTAAAATTCTTGAAGGGCTTCAATCACAAGGATGGCATGTCAGGGCAGCACTAGATATGTGTCGTCGTCAAAATGATAAGAGTGTCTTGGCTTTCTACCAGTCTCTTCCCAAGATTGCGCCGGTAGTGTGCTTGAGCTTCAATGACGAGTGCAAGATACGATTGATCAATGCACCACAAGAATTTGTTGGACTCTGTAGAGACATTATCCAGGCAAGATGGATAAAGGGTATTCGTGATGAAAAAGCTCTCAACACTCCATGTATGGCATACCAGTTCAAGTTGTTTGGCAATCCTTGGAGTGGCTATAGTATTGTTGATGGACTTCACATACGCAGCATGCTTTGTTTCATTCTCCAAATGCTTGCTTCTAGAGGATGGAAGCTTCTTATTTCTGCAGACATATCTGCCAAGTATGTCCACCGTGACAAAGCTCCCGATTACCCTTTAGATGTGCACAGCTGGTGGTTCACATATGCAACTGAACCACAACAGCAACACATAGCTGGAGGGTATGGGTTCACCTCCTCTCAGTATGGTTTTGCATCACCATCAGCTTCAGGCATGGAGTTTGCTCGTCCCCCAAGTTACGAGCCAGCAACAGAAAGCAATAAATAG
- the LOC5501259 gene encoding complex I assembly factor TIMMDC1, mitochondrial isoform X3 — protein sequence MDQPEKSGWDRVKALVQLDDNNQLAEEVQDIPTIICVGSIFGFLLGGQYGVRIRADSFLRQNKLTVYKSAMHAQRSFQSAKTLGFVRYGCRWGWRVGWFSGLYSFMLAATTSYRNKEDALNYVAAGASTGAIFKLFGGWRSMVVASGLCATISLPIGLLSQYGNTYLIPEEYRQKLQEKKEKEREEWLVLAEGYSKNQRKKEVSVWANFEKREGSCKMYFVNIVPKYKNKSCNYYIVLSAVYIWMVT from the exons ATGGATCAGCCAGAGAAAAGTGGCTGGGATCGGGTCAAGGCTTTGGTTCAACTCGA TGACAATAATCAGCTTGCAGAAGAAGTGCAAGACATCCCCACCATCATATGTGTGGGCTCCATCTTTGGGTTTCTCCTTGGTGGCCAGTACGGTGTGAGAATTCGAGCTGATTCATTCCTTAGACAAAACAAGCTCACAGTATATAAGTCTGCCATGCATGCTCAGCGATCATTTCAATCAGCCAAGACACTTGGGTTTGTGCGCTATGGATGCCGGTGGGGCTGGAGAGTGGGTTGGTTTTCTGGTTTGTACAG TTTTATGCTGGCTGCTACAACATCCTACCGCAATAAAGAGGATGCGCTGAATTATGTGGCAGCAGGAG CATCCACAGGCGCTATTTTTAAACTGTTTGGTGGATGGAGAAGCATGGTAGTAGCTTCTGGTTTATGTGCTACAATAAG TTTGCCGATAGGTTTATTATCACAGTATGGAAACACTTATCTGATACCTGAAGAGTATAGACAAAAGTTACaggaaaagaaagagaaagagagagaggaaTG GTTGGTATTGGCTGAGGGATATTCCAAAAATCAGAGAAAAAAGGAAGTGAGCGTGTGGGCCAACTTTGAAAAAAGAGAAGGAAGTTGCAAAAtgtattttgtaaatattgtgCCAAAATACAAGAATAAAAGCTGCAACTATTATATTGTGCTGAGTGCTGTCTATATATGGATGGTCACTTGA
- the LOC116608340 gene encoding putative uncharacterized protein DDB_G0285869 produces the protein MSELEGKCEGKASAGHKDLAKSTEVQQERLGSGFYPWKEEIARGSVDKKAVDRILERRTTEIRECYEIIDNQKMKKSLEEEWIALVIEKDKSLRRKIEEENEQLKREYLQQLHKTLEALRTFDFNNPRDAIFKRNLVKMHKQVGNYCLRVYGEMNATKLPMEMVVRDETREIAVVAPMPPPPPPPPPRFVPFTTGPDSQQASLRWKNSECMEPHSFQELIKGKTLSKTSDKRDALSTPTQTINQELLQRIRKGCLSELKSTPCKRSPGGTPVKRQRRLSESDTSDLITIALKRKFQNAIMYSPNENKSPNIRSPSSEFP, from the exons ATGTCGGAGCTTGAAGGAAAATGTGAAGGAAAGGCTTCAGCAGGTCATAAGGATTTAGCCAAATCTACAGAGGTCCAGCAAGAAAGGCTAG GCTCTGGATTTTACCCATGGAAAGAAGAGATTGCGCGTGGATCGGTTGACAAAAAAGCAGTTGATCGAATTCTAGAACGTCGAACAACGGAAATTCGAGAATGTTACGAGATCATAGACAACCAAA AaatgaaaaagtctctagaaGAAGAATGGATCGCGCTGGTTATCGAAAAAGATAAGAGTTTGCGGAGGAAAATTGAAGAA GAAAATGAGCAATTGAAGAGAGAATACCTTCAACAATTACATAAAACTCTTGAAGCTCTAAGAACATTCGACTTTAACAATCCCCGTGATGCAATTTTCAAGAGGAATTTGGTAAAAATGCACAAGCAAGTTGGAAACTACTGCTTGAGAGTCTATGGAGAAATGAATGCCACAAAACTTCCAATGGAAATGGTAGTTAGAGATGAGACACGTGAAATAGCAGTTGTAGCTCCAATGCCTCCacctccaccaccaccccctccaCGATTTGTCCCTTTCACAACAGGCCCAGATAGTCAGCAAGCATCATTGCGATGGAAAAACTCAGAATGCATGGAGCCACACAGCTTCCAGGAACTTATCAAAGGCAAGACACTGAGCAAAACATCAGATAAAAGAGATGCTCTGTCAACCCCAACCCAGACAATCAACCAGGAACTTCTGCAAAGGATTAGAAAAGGATGCCTGAGTGAGTTAAAGTCAACACCGTGTAAGCGTTCCCCAGGCGGTACACCTGTGAAAAGACAGAGGAGGCTTTCCGAAAGTGACACTTCAGATTTAATCACAATAGCACTTAAAAGAAAATTCCAGAATGCGATCATGTACAGTCCTAATGAGAACAAGTCACCAAACATCAGGTCTCCAAGCTCTGAGTTTCCATGA
- the LOC5501259 gene encoding uncharacterized protein LOC5501259 isoform X1 — MINVIRGVIQSTWRRGIQADGSKGIYHEFKLSGNPWIGTGDESVNARLLTNNILIALAQRMMVLHCNANLKSTADTLFFKYDPNVIPAQTANHFVISLNRNDRLRLINAPQPIIETVKQILSQYWSTRGGIQKERQYHASWEFKLSGTPWWACGDEAVMSRFVMCKILEGLQSQGWHVRAALDMCRRQNDKSVLAFYQSLPKIAPVVCLSFNDECKIRLINAPQEFVGLCRDIIQARWIKGIRDEKALNTPCMAYQFKLFGNPWSGYSIVDGLHIRSMLCFILQMLASRGWKLLISADISAKYVHRDKAPDYPLDVHSWWFTYATEPQQQHIAGGYGFTSSQYGFASPSASGMEFARPPSYEPATESNK; from the coding sequence ATGATAAATGTCATCAGAGGGGTTATCCAGTCAACATGGAGACGTGGTATCCAAGCTGATGGGTCTAAGGGCATATATCATGAATTCAAGCTAAGTGGGAACCCCTGGATAGGGACTGGAGATGAATCAGTGAACGCCCGACTTTTGACTAATAATATCCTTATAGCCCTAGCTCAGCGCATGATGGTATTGCACTGCAATGCTAATCTTAAAAGTACAGCAGACACTCTCTTCTTCAAGTATGACCCCAATGTAATACCAGCACAAACTGCGAACCATTTTGTGATTAGTCTAAACAGGAATGATCGACTTAGGTTGATCAATGCCCCCCAGCCTATCATTGAGACAGTAAAGCAGATCTTATCACAGTACTGGAGCACAAGAGGGGGGATTCAGAAAGAACGCCAGTACCATGCATCCTGGGAGTTCAAGCTCTCAGGAACTCCTTGGTGGGCATGTGGTGACGAAGCAGTCATGAGCCGCTTTGTTATGTGTAAAATTCTTGAAGGGCTTCAATCACAAGGATGGCATGTCAGGGCAGCACTAGATATGTGTCGTCGTCAAAATGATAAGAGTGTCTTGGCTTTCTACCAGTCTCTTCCCAAGATTGCGCCGGTAGTGTGCTTGAGCTTCAATGACGAGTGCAAGATACGATTGATCAATGCACCACAAGAATTTGTTGGACTCTGTAGAGACATTATCCAGGCAAGATGGATAAAGGGTATTCGTGATGAAAAAGCTCTCAACACTCCATGTATGGCATACCAGTTCAAGTTGTTTGGCAATCCTTGGAGTGGCTATAGTATTGTTGATGGACTTCACATACGCAGCATGCTTTGTTTCATTCTCCAAATGCTTGCTTCTAGAGGATGGAAGCTTCTTATTTCTGCAGACATATCTGCCAAGTATGTCCACCGTGACAAAGCTCCCGATTACCCTTTAGATGTGCACAGCTGGTGGTTCACATATGCAACTGAACCACAACAGCAACACATAGCTGGAGGGTATGGGTTCACCTCCTCTCAGTATGGTTTTGCATCACCATCAGCTTCAGGCATGGAGTTTGCTCGTCCCCCAAGTTACGAGCCAGCAACAGAAAGCAATAAATAG
- the LOC5501259 gene encoding complex I assembly factor TIMMDC1, mitochondrial isoform X4 yields MDQPEKSGWDRVKALVQLDDNNQLAEEVQDIPTIICVGSIFGFLLGGQYGVRIRADSFLRQNKLTVYKSAMHAQRSFQSAKTLGFVRYGCRWGWRVGWFSGLYSFMLAATTSYRNKEDALNYVAAGASTGAIHELFGISASTGAIHELFGILASTGAIFKLFGGWRSMVVASGLCATISLPIGLLSQYGNTYLIPEEYRQKLQEKKEKEREEWRQKLQKTDVLIKGMEDDVNKETNKS; encoded by the exons ATGGATCAGCCAGAGAAAAGTGGCTGGGATCGGGTCAAGGCTTTGGTTCAACTCGA TGACAATAATCAGCTTGCAGAAGAAGTGCAAGACATCCCCACCATCATATGTGTGGGCTCCATCTTTGGGTTTCTCCTTGGTGGCCAGTACGGTGTGAGAATTCGAGCTGATTCATTCCTTAGACAAAACAAGCTCACAGTATATAAGTCTGCCATGCATGCTCAGCGATCATTTCAATCAGCCAAGACACTTGGGTTTGTGCGCTATGGATGCCGGTGGGGCTGGAGAGTGGGTTGGTTTTCTGGTTTGTACAG TTTTATGCTGGCTGCTACAACATCCTACCGCAATAAAGAGGATGCGCTGAATTATGTGGCAGCAGGAG CATCCACAGGCGCTATTCATGAATTGTTTGGCATTTCAGCATCCACAGGCGCTATTCATGAATTGTTTGGCATTTTAGCATCCACAGGCGCTATTTTTAAACTGTTTGGTGGATGGAGAAGCATGGTAGTAGCTTCTGGTTTATGTGCTACAATAAG TTTGCCGATAGGTTTATTATCACAGTATGGAAACACTTATCTGATACCTGAAGAGTATAGACAAAAGTTACaggaaaagaaagagaaagagagagaggaaTG GAGACAGAAACTACAAAAAACAGATGTTTTAATCAAAGGCATGGAGGATGATGTAAACAAAGAGACAAACAAGAGTTGA